A DNA window from Pseudorasbora parva isolate DD20220531a chromosome 19, ASM2467924v1, whole genome shotgun sequence contains the following coding sequences:
- the hey1 gene encoding hairy/enhancer-of-split related with YRPW motif protein 1, with amino-acid sequence MKRNHDFSSSDSELDENIEVEKESADENAGVNSPLGSMSPSTTSQVQARKRRRGIIEKRRRDRINNSLSELRRLVPSAFEKQGSAKLEKAEILQMTVDHLKMLHAAGGKGYFDAHALAMDYRGLGFRECLAETARYLSIIEGLDNTDPLRIRLVSHLNSYASQREAHSGLGHLAWGSAFGTPPGHLAHHLLLQQQQQGAPLPRSTSSPPSSNSSSPSSSSPSASSTEPHAPSRLTGTVISEAGQTGPLRVPPSTSLPPGLTPPTTSKISPPLLTSLSSLSAFPFPLSAFPLLSPSSLGPATPSSSLGKPYRPWSMEIGAF; translated from the exons ATGAAGAGAAATCACGATTTTAGCTCCTCGGACAGTGAGCTCGATGAGAATATCGAAGTGGAGAAGGAGAGCGCGGACGAAAATGC cggTGTGAATTCTCCACTCGGATCAATGTCTCCATCCACGACCTCTCAAGTGCAAGCGAGAAAACGTCGCAGAGGG ATCATTGAGAAGCGCCGCAGGGACCGGATAAATAACAGTCTGTCTGAGCTCCGAAGGCTGGTGCCCAGCGCGTTTGAGAAACAG GGCTCTGCTAAACTAGAAAAAGCCGAAATTTTGCAGATGACGGTAGATCATTTAAAGATGCTTCATGCAGCTGGAGGAAAAG gTTACTTTGATGCTCATGCGCTGGCCATGGATTACCGTGGGCTGGGTTTTCGTGAGTGTCTGGCAGAGACGGCGCGTTACCTCAGTATCATCGAGGGCCTGGACAACACTGACCCCCTTCGCATCCGCCTGGTTTCACACCTGAACAGTTACGCCTCCCAGAGAGAAGCTCACTCAGGGTTGGGCCACTTGGCGTGGGGCTCTGCATTCGGGACGCCGCCCGGCCACCTCGCTCACCACCTCCTCctgcaacagcagcagcaggggGCGCCACTCCCGCGCAGCACCAGCAGTCCTCCATCCTCGAATTCTTCATCGCCCTCCTCCTCATCTCCGTCCGCCTCCTCCACAGAGCCGCACGCCCCCAGCAGGCTGACCGGCACGGTGATTAGCGAGGCAGGGCAGACAGGACCGCTGAGGGTGCCGCCCAGTACCTCCCTGCCCCCTGGGCTCACACCACCTACCACATCCAAGATTTCTCCACCCCTCCTGACGTCACTTTCGAGCCTGTCAGCGTTTCCCTTCCCGCTGAGCGCATTTCCTCTGCTGTCCCCCAGTTCGCTGGGCCCCGCGACTCCCTCCAGCAGCCTGGGGAAGCCCTATAGGCCTTGGAGCATGGAAATAGGGGCCTTCTGA